CAAAGGCTATGTACGCAATCGCACTCACCCGGAAGGATCAATGATAGAGGGATACACAACTGAAGAGGCAGTCGAGTGTTGTATGGACTACATAAAGGATGCTAATGCCATTGGCATTCCTGTTCATCGACATGAAGGTAGATTGTCTGGAAGGGGTACTGTTGGTAGGAAGCAGTTCTTCAATAATGATTACAAAAAGGTGTCCGCGGCACACAACAGCGTTCTTCAACAGCTCGCTATCGTTGAGCCATTCATTGAGCGACACCtagaagaaatcaaagcctgcttcccagggcggtccaatgattggatatcaagagagcacaagcgtcgctttccTCTATGGTTGAAAGATCTAAACCTGCCAGTTGGTGATTCTGTGGAGGAACTTACTTTACAAAGACTGGCATGTGGGCCTTCAAGTATTGTCAATTCATGGCAAGGTTACGACATCAATGGATTTACCTTGAGTACGACTACGAAGGACATGAAAAGCACCGCACAAAACAGTGGGATCCGTGTCGAAGCGATTGACACGAGTGGAGAAAAGAGGTCGTATTATGGGACCATTCAAGAAATATGGGAACTGGACTATGGCCTAAACATCCAGATCCCTGTGCTCTATTGTGAATGGGTTAAAGACACAATAGGGGTTTCCGTTGATGACTACGGGCTAACGATAGTCGATCACAGTAAAACAGGCCACAAGGATGATCCATGGGTTTTAGCAGAGCGTGTGGCtcaagtgttttatgtgaaggacccttcagatgaaagaaaaactattgtcaTATCCGGAAAGCAACAGATCGTCGGCATCGACAACATCGAAGACCCCAATGATTACAACCAGTTCGACGATGTACCATTGTTTACTGATCTTCCTATGCGAATTAAGAAGGTTGAGAGAACAATCGATGAAGCAAATATATCGTACGTTCGAGCAGATGGTGTTGCCAAGGTTATTAAGTCATAGTTATTTCGTAACCTTTAGTTCTCATTGTATTCCAAATGTACgtgcatgaatttaggtcccccttatgtagtaatcattagcatgtaacatttgattacgagttttgagcaattttcatgagttttcttagtgccaaaaacatttggaatgtataattgtggcgaaatattgggaaaaaaatatatatggacagtttacttagagaaaaaaaaatatgagtttttttggtaaaaagatcTTTCTATGCGGACGACTTAAGCCAGCCggatggaaagatctttttcccATGCGGCCGGCTTTATGGCCCGCacggaaagatctttttcgcatgcggctggcttaacagcccgcatggaaatatctttttcgcatgcggccggcttaacagcccgcatggaaagatctttttcgcatgcggccggcttatgtcgaccgcatggaaagatatttttttcatgcggtcccttaagccgcccgcatgcgatgatctgcgcctatatatagggagagcggggagccaaaattttctaagtcccggctcccgcgaaaccctagccgccaggctgccaaaatttcccaagtcgccgtcgccgtcgtccccgccaccgccggctcctccccaaagtcgccctgccccacgccgtcgccgccgccgccgtcaggacctctccccctcgccgttgccgtcgccgccgccaggacctctcccccctcgccgtcgccgtcgccgtcgccgccgccaggtcaccgtcgccaccgcacGAAAcgctcccccctcgccgttgccatcgccgccgccaggtcgtccccgccgccaagtcgtccccgctaccgccggctcctccccgaagtcgccccgcccctcgccgtcgccgaggccactgccaggacctctcccccctcgccgtcgccgtcgccgccgctaggtcgccgtcgccgccgcacggacctctcccccctcgccgttgccatcgccgccgccaggtcgtccccgccgccaggtcgtccccgcTGTCGCTCGGTaacatttacttttaaaaaaagaaatgtgaaatgtgcaattgtggattgtggattgtttaattgtgcatcgtggattgtgatatgtgcaattgtggattgtttaattttgagaaggtttaattgtggattgttaaatggagatttatgtttaaattgggacttatgtttaaattgggacttatgttaaattgggatttatgtataattgggacttttgttaaattgagatttatgtataattgggacttttgttaaattggcacctatgttaaattgtgacttatgtttaaattgagacttatgttatattgggatttatgtataattgtgatttttgttaaactgagatttatgtataattgggacttttgttaaattgggACCTATGTCAAATGGAGATTTCTGTTTAATTGTGACTGATGCTAAATTGGgacctatgttaaattgggacttatgtgaaattaagttattgggacttatgtgaaaataagttaaattgtgacctatgttaaattgagatttatgtataattgggacttatgttaaattgagatttatgtataattgggacttatgttaaattaggacttatgtcaaattgagacttatgtgaaattgcgttaaattgggacttacgtaaaattgggacttatgtcaaatttttttacgtCAAGTTGGAAGATGTCGAACGAAAAGGTTCCATCGAACGCACCAATAGTGCCTCAAGAAGGTAACGCTCCTCAAAATTCCGGTAGCAATAAGCAGCCAGACGCTTCTAGTGAAGAAACGTGGCGCACACCAAGTGACCCGTTTCCAATGGAAATAACACAAGTCGCCCCCCGCGATGATGATCCGGACTACATACCTATCGAACAGGCCGTAAGTGCTGAAAATCGTTAGCCATGTATTATTCCCTAACTATGATGTGACATGAACCTAATGGTGTATAGAGTTACCTATTCTGTGCAGATGGTAGTCCGACGCCGCTCGAAACGTGGAAGTCCGATCTAAATCGGGATTATGTTCAGAAGAATCTCCCACCGTTTACGGATTATGGACATATATCGCAGGCTGACTGGGACACGTTTGTTGCGGATCATACAACAGCTGAAGCATTggctttgaggaaaaaaatgtccGAGCTCGCGAAGAAGAACAAATATCCCCATAGATTGGGGTCGAGCGGATACGCTGGTCACGTCGATCAATGGCAGGAGATCGAGCAAAGATTTGCCGCGGCCGGTAAGCCCCTGCTGGTAGACCCCATGGTTGAACGTAGCAAGAACTGGGTTTGGGCGCGCAGCACAGGTCAAGTCTCGGATGAGGGAGACATACTATTCGAGACTCCAGACATAGAAGAAGTGACTACTAATTTGCAGCAGATAGTCGAGAAAGAAAGATCAGGACAGTTCGTCCCACGGAGGGAGCGAGATCAGCTTACTGCGGCGTTGGGGACGGCTGAACACTCTGGACGTGTAAGGGGTTTGTCCTCAAAGACAAGTTGGAAGGTCGGGTTTCCACAAGACGCACCAAGTTATAAGAAGAGAGACAAATACAAAGAACAACTATCGGACAAGATCTATGCGCAAGTGAAGGAACACTTCTACTCGTTGGCAGCTGAAAACCCGACAGCCTTTCCAAGGTTATTCCCTGATAGCCAGTAACCCACACAATCCGCACAGCAAACAACTAATGTACCCAGCAGTGTAGGCTCAGTGCAGACAACTACCTTCCCTGTGGATAGTATAACTGGACCAACTCCGTGCAGTCTCGTCGTACCAATCGGCCGTGCTGGAAAGACTAAGAAGGTTGCAACGGGTTTAGCGATACCCGGACGTCAATTCCACAACACGGCAATCCCTGAGGATTACGCAAGGGTACAGGTCGCCAAGGTCCATAGCGACCACGTTTCCTTGGAACTAGACATACCTGCACCTGAGGGGATTGAACTTCTCGGTGATGCAGTGAATCAGTTTATCTTGTGGCACCGCAGAGACATAATCCTGAGCGCGGCCGTTCCTGCAGCAGGATCTTCAACCCCATCTTCATCGCAGGCAATGACTGCTGCCGCTCCtgcaccaccgtcgcctcctgaaccaccgtcacctcgacatccgccgtcaccaccaccgcttaggtcaccgcctcgccaacctacaccaccaccctccccttctcaacaaccgcctctcccggccCCGCAACCAGTTCAAGCCTCTCCCACCTCCCTAGCTAAACAGCATGCTCCCCCGGCTCCGCCCTCAGTTCAAACCTCTCCACCTACGCCCCAATCTGCTCTGGTAGAACAAGTGCACATACCAGATGGTACTACATCCGAACCAAAGTCTAATACTTTGGAACTGAGTCGTATAATTCCAAAGTTGATATCGACATACGACCCAAAGGAGATTGACAAGgataaggagaagttcatgttttcagctttcaggaattctgagaagagaaaagaacttgctcacgtcttgtcagactcccagaagtcagtactagcggcccaagatgaagtgcaatcctggttatctgccgatgtgcctgaaacttatgagtatggcaagccattcttgccaacttatcttatgaacaagctaccatgggaaatgagggtaatgcacgaatggtatatgaaggcatctaggaaaggtctcggtttcataagcgtcgccgtcccggaaggcgctttcatgagtggtcctaatgggatattttttatctctttccaaGACCATTACGCCCTCTACAAGCTAGATAAAATGGACGTTAATCTCGTTGCGGCTTTCTGTCTGTAAGTCTGAACTCTTTATTACATGTTGCACGTTTCATTCGAAACAAATAAACCAAAtctcatttcttctttattcattgtacagtatgcaattccacgaagctgatagaactggagcaaaggttggatacgtcgatccaacaagaatatgcaaaaCACAACACACCGTAGAGCTGAGAGAGGACTGCGAGCAATTGGTTGGCAAGACCccggaagaaaaggaagaatatgtgaagacattgcacaagaggaagaagctagaagtagcaacatacttggcaatagcaatgttggcgcacgccgacaaagatgtcttaatggtcccctaccagttcacgtaagctctctcttctttttgtttaattaatttatcttcttcgGAATTTTCTGTCTCGAATAAGCCTATCTTATATGTAGAGACCACTACATATTATTCCTTGTATATCCGAAAGACCAATTGATCATATCATTGGACCCCGCACACTATGACAAGGAGACATTTATGGAATTTCTCactattttgaatttgtaagtgATAAACATTTCATTACTATAAATTGTTTAGGTCGATCACCGGTCTTCTAACTACTAATAAAACAATTGTTTCCTTCAAACAGAGCACACAAGTACTACCGCAAAAGAGGTGGACCAGTACATATTCCATCCCAGAAGAAGTTATCTGTCAGGACTGGCTGGCCGGTACTATCAAATTTATACCAATACAACTAATTATCGaacagtacatatatactaaatatatctactgagatcggtccccataattatatcgcagtgctacaaacaaccaccaggaaccaacttgtgtggttattacgtgtgcgagatgctcagagtaaatgggaggtacaaaacaaccagtaaccgagtaggtcatcgaactcttctctacaaagaaacccatctcgcacacacttctcactgagtaccattttattttcctttctgtgTGCAGATCCCCGAAATCCCATATATTGCACAACGATTCAACGACACTACTATCTTGAACGTGGCCGCTGACCTCTGCCGATTCATCCGTCGCGATGTCTACAACGCAAGAGGTCTCTTCTACGACAACCAGAGTGAACTCGCAATGGACGACAAATTTAAACCTCTCAGAGAGTGggagaaagaacatatgcaataacatgtacactacttatacatatgcaataacatgaaaaaactgtgccacttgctattatatatttgtatgtaaattacgattgaattaatggttatgtattacatgtttgttactgcggcacttgtcttatcttatatgcttactactccgaaatacgataataaatccctcaataatttaatattaattacgaatcaccaaaatgctagaataaatattattttagctattcggaaattgaatttcgcatgcggtctacttaagacgcccgcatgcgaaaatagaacTTCGCATGCGGTCTTCTTAGGTCGAccgcatgggaaaatatatcttcgcatgcggcttcttatatggaccgcatgcgaagatctattttcgcatgcggccgtcttaagggaccgcatgcgaagatcgatcttcgcatgcggctgcgacggccgcatgcgcaaatggtgatctttgcagaccatttcgcgcatgcgggctggccaaccgcatgtgaagatcgattccgcccgtatgcaaaaacgctttctgtagtagtgtgttAATTTCACCACGAACAAGCAATAAGTCCAGTGCAATATCTTTGAGTGGAGTTCCCAGAATATTTGTCCCATGTGTCCCCGTGGTACGGTAGGGGTGGTTGATAATTTTGGAAGATTATTGGGAATAGAAAGTTCATTTTTTAGGCAAATAATTAAATGTGCAACACATATGGTTCTATGACAAATAATTAAATAGAATATTGTCACAGCTCTAACTCCAGCTCCACTTCTCCTGGATCTGAAGCtcaaccaaacagtttcagctccacctaaaataagAGTgaagctgggtggagctctctcacgaAATGatctagagaggtggagctggatttaggcagctccacaattccactccagacccaactcctttagctaaatttaggagttggaccCTACTAAACAGGCCCTGCATAAGAAATCCTTATCTCTCCAATAGGTTTGAGTTTAACTATTCTACTAGCAGTTTCATCCTCATGGTCTATAAAAAACACTCGCTAGATTAAAACTTGGATAAATATTAATAAGAGAAGGGCAGGTCTATAGCTAGAAACAAGGGTTTTTATGGGTGGTGGAAGTAGTAAAAAGCATGGTGGACGTTTTCTGACGAGTTAAGATAGCGAGttattaactactccctccatctaaaaaaaagttagctTCTAACtataaatttgaattttgttGAGGTTCATAACcataaattcttttttttaatggagagagtacttaaTTTGAAGCATCAAGTATAAAATACAAGTACATGAAGACGTCATGTCACACTTAAATCCGGTACCAAAATTTGTTTCAGAGAGGTATAAAGCATTGCATTTCTTGTTGAGTCATCCAATGAAGTTGAACGATTAGCAATGTAGTACTATAAATCGAGACATGCATGTCCAGATTGATATTCATATCATCAGAAAGTGTTCCCTCCGGTTCTATGTTGCTGTATTATGGGATGGAAAGAGTAATTTCGTTAGTTTGCACATACATAATATTATAGGAAGTAGAGGCATCATGAGTGAAATGTGTTCAAAACATGTACGTTTCTTCTCCCAATTTCGATCCAAGGGCACTTCATGTTCATGAAGTTTGATCCcctcgaaaaaaaaatgttcatgAAGTTTGTGGGAATTCTGCGGCATCCTGTCACACCGAGTTGGGTACAGAAATTATGTGGATTTCCAATGATTATCCTAAACTTGTACACGTGGATCATGCATAGGTTCCGACTTCCGAGCCGAGACGAGGAGATCAGTCATAATCAGGAATTAGGCAGAATTTATGCTCCAAAGGAAACAACAGCCAACTATTACATATTTTTGGCTTAAACCCTAAAAAAGTAGCTACCATAAAGTGAAACAGAATATAAGTAATCACTCCACAAGCAAAAGAAGTGATACAtcttattcatacaaaaatgcTATTAGAAAATCTCCATTGAAAGTTGGCAAAAATTTGTTTGTATAACCGTAATCTCTACAGTACAACAAGCAAGATCAATGGATTCTTCCTCCTCATTACACCTTTGTAGGTTTGCTCAAAACCGAAGCCAATATGTTGCTATGAAGAGTATATGCATATAAGATTTAGTTATAGTTTTGATATTGAGTCTATGCCAACAAGCCAATTACCAAACATATGGGCAAAATTATGAGAAAATTTTAAACCAAAGGATACAAGAACTGTTCTCCAAAGAAATTTAGCAATATAACAATCAAAGAATACATGTTGGATATTCTCATCATGcataaaaaacaatattttgTATTACCATTTCAATTCATTTTTGCTAAATTTTCCAGGGTTAAAACCACCCCTTTATGCAAGTAGTACATAAAGgtcttaattttaattttacgaGACATCTTCAATCTTTATAAAACTTGTTTACTCTCTGCGTAACCATTAGCAATTAGAGCTACATAGAGTGAACATAAAACAATCCATTCTGGTGAAAATTCCATATAAACATATCCTTATCACCATTAAGTTGAATATGCACAATTTTCGCAACCACATTATtccaattttcaaaatttgtcccACTAAATTCCTTCTAAAGTAAACATTAAGTGAAACTGTACTCATAACAGTTATAATTGATgcattttttctacaaacaaTGTTGTATAGAGATGGAAGTGTTTCTTAAAGGAGGAATTCTCATTGCATCCATCTTCCCATAATCTAATTTGTTTTCCACTGTTTACTATGAAAAATCCAAGGCTCAaaatttatctttatctttcaTTAAGCCCGACAAAAAAGGGAGTCACCCGGTTATCTGACTACCTCAGTGATCGTTTGattcttaaatatttttttctccttagTAAATCTTGCAAAACACCATCCTCATTAATCAACTTAAATAACCATTTACTTAGTAGATATTGATTTTGCACATCTATCTTAAGAATTCCTAGTCCACCCTGTCCTTTTATTTGACAAATAATATTCCATCTCATTGGTATATTCTTTTTCTTATATTCATCGCTTTGTCAAAATAATCTAATAAACAATTTTTTGAAGTACTCTTCTTGGAATCTAAAAAACGACATCGTAGATATATGTACCaatgaatgatttttttttgctggtacCGCAAGCAGCTAGCAGGTTGAAACTTCATACCGGTAAAGAATGTTGCTCAATAATGCTATGATCTGCATTGTTATTCATCAAGAAGCAGAGTAATTTATGAATGCTCAATTTCTACCgttggatttttctttttttttaaaaaaaatgaatagttTATGGTGATCCGTTCTGTTTCGCATCGATCTTAttcttcaaaaaggaaaaatgaaatGCACAGATAATGCCTTTTTAACATAGACAAGTACACTCAcactcactggtggagaaactatctttagtcggtcgaccaaattccacaatagtcccggtttcattaaaaaccgggattaaaaacgacttttagttccggttaaaaaaattttgatctttagtcccggttaaaagatgttttttagtcccggttcatcctcTGTCAGAGGcatgtcagggggccgaggatctttactcccggttgatactaccaaccgaactaaagatctaaatgatctaccaaccgggactaaagtggtaatctttactcctggttggtagtatcaaccgggactaaaattcaacatagtatataatccctattccttatcctc
This genomic window from Oryza sativa Japonica Group chromosome 12, ASM3414082v1 contains:
- the LOC136354523 gene encoding uncharacterized protein; translated protein: MARLFDNTVENDNAPVARGGTYMYEITKKIKVVYGKGKKKTVKRKKADGDNGTASPFKKHSIFFKYLDYWKNLEIRHAIDVMHLEKNVFDSTVGTLLDIPSKTKDGLKSRNDLVDLSIRHNLHPVVLPNGKTEIPPACYSLTLEEKKAFCKCLQGVRVPTGFASNIRKLVSMKDLSISGYNAHDCHRLLTVFLPIAIRAVKPVHTKVVITKLCYFFNRISQKVFDPLELGPLQTFAVETVCQLEMYFPPSFLDMMEHLIIHIVPQIIELGPLYLHQMWAYERYMSILKGYVRNRTHPEGSMIEGYTTEEAVECCMDYIKDANAIGIPVHRHEGRLSGRGTVGRKQFFNNDYKKVSAAHNSVLQQLAIVEPFIERHLEEIKACFPGRSNDWISREHKRRFPLWLKDLNLPVGDSVEELTLQRLACGPSSIVNSWQGYDINGFTLSTTTKDMKSTAQNSGIRVEAIDTSGEKRSYYGTIQEIWELDYGLNIQIPVLYCEWVKDTIGVSVDDYGLTIVDHSKTGHKDDPWVLAERVAQVFYVKDPSDERKTIVISGKQQIVGIDNIEDPNDYNQFDDVPLFTDLPMRIKKVERTIDEANISYVRADGVAKVIKS